In Mus pahari chromosome 23, PAHARI_EIJ_v1.1, whole genome shotgun sequence, the DNA window GAGCTGCTGCAGGACGTGCACCTGGGCCTGCCTGGGCCCTGCCAGGATCCCGCCCGACTGGCCCTCCTCTCGGGCCACTACCTTTACTATCACTACGGTTGCGATGGACTGGATGACCGTGGCTGGGGATGCGGCTACCGCACCCTGCAGACGCTGTGCTCCTGGCCAGAGGGCCAGTCCTCGGGCGTGCCTGGACTGCCAGCCTTGCAGGGAGCCCTAGAGGACATGGGCGACAAACCCCCCGGATTCCGGGGCTCCCGTAACTGGATCGGCTGTGTGGAGGCCAGTCTCTGCCTGGAACACTTCGGAGGACCTCAGGGGCGCCTATGCCACTTGCCCCGCGGAGCAGGGCTTAGGGGAGAAGTGGAGCGGCTTTATTCACACTTCACCGCGGGCGGGGGCCCAGTAATGGTAGGAGGAGATGCGGATGCCCAGTCCAAGGCCCTGCTGGGGATCTGTGAGGGACCCGGTTCCGAAGTCTATGTCTTGATCCTGGACCCACACTACTGGGGCACTCCGAAAAACCGTTGTGAACTACAAGCTGCTGGATGGGTGGGCTGGCAAAAGGTAAACAGTGTCTTTGATTCCAATTCCTTCTACAACTTGTGCTTCACCAGACGCAACTGAATCAACACGCCCCACCTGCACTGCTGGATAGAGCCCAAAACTGAGACTGAGCACTGACACCTATTTATTTACTTCGCACAGGCCCCCACCGCGATCAAGTTTGGGCCAGGCACAATGATTATGggcaggtgaatctgagttcaaagccaacttggtctacacagcaagttctactAGGCCAGCTGGAATTAGAGATACTGTTctgaaaaatgataataaattggCGGAATTCAGCTTACTATGGCCCAGCCTGTGTTTGGGAAGGGACATACAGCACACAGTTAACAGACACTACCAAAGTGTTTTTACTAGCAGGTAAAATAACGTACAAAAAAATTCTCAGCTGATGGGATAAAGTGGTCACAGGTACAGATGTAGCAATGCAGAAAGAGGGGACATTTCAAAAGAAATCAACATCATCTGGGGCATCCAGATCCCGATACTCCACTATGGCCCTTGGGTCTCCTCGAACCATCCTGTGAAATAAGGAAGTGTGAACAGGTAGCCGTCCCTATGTCAGAGGGGGGAGGCAGCTTGGGTATCATTAGTGCTCACCTGTTCCGAGGTTTCCCAGGATAACCGCCTTGGCCTCGAAAAGCATCATAGTTCCCACGGCCGGCACCATATGGAGCATGGGGGTATGGAGGCCCTCCTGTTGGGACTGCAGGGCGGACAGCACCAGCTATGACAAAGACCCAGGGTGAACCaaaaactgacctcaaactcaaccTAAGCTTTGTAGCCCCCTACAAACTCCAAACCCCTGCACTGCCTTTACCACACTCACCTCCATAGCCCAAGATGGGAGGCCGGGGCTGACCATACGGCATCAAGCCCTGTGGCGTCTGATGTGGGTAGGGAAGTCCTGGGGTCAGGCCTGGGGGGAGTACAACACGGACAGGAACATGAATTACtgcgggggagggagggactgacaAGAATTCTAGGAATAGGGCCTGAAGGTTAGTGGAGTACAcgtctcaaagaataaagaagtGAAAGGCTGGGCAGCCACCACAGATCGTATCTTACTCTGGGCAGGGCCAGGGGGCTGAGCTGGCTTGATCTCAGGCAAAGCTGGGCGCTTGGCATCTGTGAGGAAGTTGTTAAAGAACGCCACCTCCTTCTTCACCTCCTCGATCTTCTCGGCATGCTTATTGAAGATATGCTTGCGCACAAACTCCGGGCCCTGGGAGGAGGGGATGAGGACGGACAGCATGCTGCAGTCTTCCCCACCGAACCCCGCTGGAAGGCAACAGCTTCTTCCAGGCTTTTAGGGGTCTTGAGACCCAAGCCCCCCCTCCCAATTCTTTTCACATCCCAGACCTTGAATTTCTTGCCACTGAGAGGACATAGCCACTTATCCTTGCCCAGTTCCTGCGTGTTGGAGGTGACAAACTTCTCCACTTCCTGCTCTGGGTCTTTCCGACCCATCTTCTGGGCCTCCTCCTCAGAAAGGGATTCACGCACAC includes these proteins:
- the Ufsp1 gene encoding inactive Ufm1-specific protease 1 isoform X2, whose protein sequence is MTAALPRTLELLQDVHLGLPGPCQDPARLALLSGHYLYYHYGCDGLDDRGWGCGYRTLQTLCSWPEGQSSGVPGLPALQGALEDMGDKPPGFRGSRNWIGCVEASLCLEHFGGPQGRLCHLPRGAGLRGEVERLYSHFTAGGGPVMVGGDADAQSKALLGICEGPGSEVYVLILDPHYWGTPKNRCELQAAGWVGWQKAPTAIKFGPGTMIMGR
- the Ufsp1 gene encoding inactive Ufm1-specific protease 1 isoform X1; this translates as MTAALPRTLELLQDVHLGLPGPCQDPARLALLSGHYLYYHYGCDGLDDRGWGCGYRTLQTLCSWPEGQSSGVPGLPALQGALEDMGDKPPGFRGSRNWIGCVEASLCLEHFGGPQGRLCHLPRGAGLRGEVERLYSHFTAGGGPVMVGGDADAQSKALLGICEGPGSEVYVLILDPHYWGTPKNRCELQAAGWVGWQKVNSVFDSNSFYNLCFTRRN